In one Lolium rigidum isolate FL_2022 chromosome 3, APGP_CSIRO_Lrig_0.1, whole genome shotgun sequence genomic region, the following are encoded:
- the LOC124696983 gene encoding peroxidase 2-like encodes MSSRAANPGQSGRVMASTPSSFSPPPNLSLRGFDIIDASKDALEKECPGVVSCADIVSFAARDASYILSYKKINYTVPAGRSDGKVSFANETMGQNLPPPFADLATLKKMFADKGLDQADMVVLSGAHTVGISHCPSFSDRVHPPTSPSPNMDTTLAAKLNQTCNTPNNATTTASQDSETPNALDNQYYKNVMSGKVLFTSDAALNSSETLELVKKYAGSDDWNTAFGAAMVKMGYIGVKSSKEGEIRKKCGVINKS; translated from the exons ATGAGCTCCCGCGCGGCCAATCCCGGCCAGAGTGGGCGGGTGATGGCATCAACTCCGT CAAGCTTCTCCCCCCCCCCGAACCTGAGCCTGCGTGGCTTCGACATCATTGACGCGTCGAAGGACGCCCTCGAGAAGGAATGCCCGGGCGTCGTCTCATGCGCCGACATCGTCTCCTTCGCAGCTCGCGACGCTAGCTACATCCTCAGCTACAAGAAGATCAACTACACCGTGCCGGCTGGCCGCTCCGACGGGAAAGTGTCGTTCGCCAACGAGACCATGGGACAGAACCTGCCCCCGCCCTTCGCCGACCTGGCTACGCTCAAAAAGATGTTCGCTGACAAGGGGCTCGACCAGGCCGACATGGTCGTGCTCTCCGGCGCCCACACCGTCGGCATCTCCCACTGCCCCTCCTTCTCCGACCGCGTCCACCCGCCGACCAGCCCCTCCCCGAACATGGACACCACGCTCGCCGCCAAGCTGAACCAGACATGCAACACGCCAAACAACGCCACCACCACGGCGTCGCAGGATTCTGAGACCCCCAACGCGTTGGACAACCAGTACTACAAGAACGTCATGTCCGGCAAGGTGCTCTTCACCTCCGACGCGGCGCTGAATTCGTCGGAGACGCTGGAGCTGGTGAAAAAATATGCCGGGTCAGATGATTGGAACACAGCCTTTGGAGCAGCCATGGTGAAGATGGGCTACATCGGGGTGAAGAGCAGCAAAGAGGGCGAGATCAGGAAGAAGTGCGGGGTTATCAACAAGTCCTAA